The following coding sequences are from one Clostridioides difficile ATCC 9689 = DSM 1296 window:
- a CDS encoding sigma-54-dependent transcriptional regulator has translation MTQKKLSRKEKVLICLKRLTEEHLNFNNGIRFGFDAEYIATEVGINRSNASKELNQLIKESIIIKIKGKPVQYLYKESIESILGKKLNKGIFDNINSINEYSENDSIKDEYILESIKKENNIFNLVGCDGSLRSQIEQAKAAVIYPPKGLSTLIIGPTGVGKSIFAEYMYKYSLTIKEDSDNAPFIIFNCADYSDNQQLLLAQLFGYVKGAFTGADKDKYGIVHEANNGVLFLDEVHRLSAEGQEMLFLLMDKGIYRRLGEANKVHECRVMIIAATTEDPETAMLETFLRRIPVTIKIPSLEERGFQERMKLICYFFKEESVRIGVKLKVSKEVIKAFILYKCKGNIGQLKSDIQLICARAFLDYMTYKRECVYVRLSLLPNNIRESLYGNNRKEEFVQNFSFIGKDDIIFLPEEKDFESENLLIENKKYDLDFYGMIKETWNKLQQEGIKESQIRSVIDGDIQKYSYNLMNTFIYNSSNQTAYNNIVNDSIATTVKYILQKHDKWSKREGLDKLIKAIALHIQNLIERIKIGNIVKHPNKDEIMKERAYEYNIAKEILSNMSLMYGVEFPEDEAIFLATFLYLSYVGLNEESIAILVIMHGESTASSMVNVANTLLDCNHAVAINMGLEDRVQDILVQAVEIANKIDKGKGILILTDMGSILTFAKVIRDATGKEVKAIDMVSTPIVIEATRKALTPEMTLEKLYFNIIESIKKHYGDMEVTYAEKDNGGRYFDRLLIDNISKTLTFLNGEKAYFILKEVINRISEHYSLVIQDELLVKFIFHCSCMIERVIIKESLVYKSYEERISRNKELYLVIKESFKLVEETFDIIISDMEYANILDIFESQYDTDKFKS, from the coding sequence ATGACACAAAAGAAGCTATCAAGGAAAGAAAAAGTTTTAATTTGCTTGAAAAGGTTAACAGAAGAACACTTGAACTTTAATAATGGCATTAGATTTGGATTTGATGCAGAATATATAGCTACTGAAGTAGGTATAAATAGAAGTAATGCTAGTAAGGAATTAAATCAATTAATAAAAGAAAGTATTATTATAAAGATAAAGGGTAAGCCTGTTCAGTACTTATATAAAGAAAGTATTGAGAGTATTTTAGGAAAGAAACTAAATAAAGGGATATTTGATAATATTAACTCTATAAACGAATATAGTGAAAATGATTCTATCAAAGATGAGTATATTTTAGAGAGTATAAAAAAAGAGAACAATATTTTTAATTTAGTAGGATGTGATGGAAGTTTAAGGTCCCAAATAGAACAGGCTAAAGCAGCAGTAATATATCCACCTAAGGGGTTGAGTACATTAATAATAGGACCTACAGGAGTTGGTAAATCTATATTTGCAGAATATATGTATAAGTATAGTTTAACTATAAAAGAAGATAGTGATAATGCACCATTTATCATATTTAACTGTGCTGATTATTCTGATAATCAGCAATTATTATTAGCGCAGCTTTTTGGATATGTAAAAGGAGCATTTACTGGAGCTGATAAAGATAAGTATGGTATTGTACATGAAGCTAATAATGGAGTATTGTTTTTAGATGAAGTTCATAGATTATCTGCAGAGGGACAAGAAATGCTATTTCTGCTTATGGATAAAGGGATATATAGAAGGTTAGGAGAGGCTAATAAGGTACACGAGTGTAGAGTTATGATAATTGCAGCCACTACAGAAGACCCAGAAACAGCAATGTTGGAAACGTTTTTAAGAAGAATACCTGTAACTATAAAGATTCCGTCTTTAGAGGAAAGAGGCTTTCAAGAGAGAATGAAGCTTATATGTTATTTTTTTAAAGAAGAGAGTGTTAGGATTGGTGTTAAGTTAAAGGTTTCAAAAGAAGTTATTAAGGCATTTATTTTATATAAGTGTAAGGGAAATATAGGCCAATTAAAAAGCGATATACAATTAATTTGTGCAAGAGCTTTTTTAGATTATATGACCTATAAAAGGGAATGTGTATATGTAAGGCTCTCTCTTCTACCAAATAATATTAGAGAATCATTATATGGAAATAATAGAAAAGAGGAGTTTGTACAAAATTTCAGTTTTATTGGAAAAGATGATATTATTTTTTTACCAGAAGAAAAGGATTTTGAAAGTGAAAATTTATTAATAGAAAATAAAAAATATGATTTAGATTTTTATGGAATGATAAAAGAAACTTGGAATAAACTTCAACAAGAAGGTATTAAAGAGTCACAAATTAGAAGTGTTATAGATGGAGACATACAGAAGTATTCCTATAATTTAATGAATACTTTTATATATAATAGTAGTAATCAAACAGCTTATAACAACATTGTTAATGATTCAATTGCAACTACTGTAAAATATATTTTACAAAAGCATGATAAATGGAGCAAAAGAGAAGGATTAGATAAATTAATAAAAGCTATAGCTTTACATATTCAGAATTTAATTGAAAGAATAAAGATTGGAAATATAGTAAAGCATCCTAATAAAGATGAAATTATGAAGGAAAGAGCATATGAATATAACATAGCAAAAGAAATATTATCTAACATGTCATTAATGTATGGAGTAGAGTTTCCAGAAGATGAAGCAATTTTTTTAGCAACATTTCTTTATTTATCGTATGTGGGATTAAATGAGGAGAGTATAGCAATATTAGTCATAATGCATGGTGAATCTACAGCATCTAGCATGGTGAATGTAGCCAATACTTTACTGGATTGTAACCATGCAGTGGCAATTAATATGGGATTAGAAGATAGAGTTCAGGATATTTTAGTACAAGCTGTAGAAATAGCCAATAAAATTGATAAAGGAAAAGGAATTTTAATTTTAACTGATATGGGGTCTATTTTAACATTTGCTAAAGTTATTCGTGATGCTACAGGAAAAGAAGTAAAAGCAATAGATATGGTAAGTACACCTATTGTAATAGAAGCAACTAGAAAGGCTCTAACTCCAGAAATGACATTAGAGAAATTATATTTTAATATTATAGAATCTATAAAGAAACATTATGGAGATATGGAAGTTACATATGCTGAAAAAGATAATGGTGGTAGATATTTTGATAGATTACTAATTGATAATATTAGTAAAACTTTGACTTTTTTAAATGGGGAAAAGGCTTATTTTATATTAAAAGAAGTAATTAATAGAATTAGTGAACACTATTCTTTAGTAATTCAAGATGAACTTTTAGTAAAGTTTATATTTCATTGTTCATGTATGATTGAAAGAGTAATAATAAAAGAGTCTTTAGTTTATAAATCATATGAAGAAAGAATTAGTAGAAATAAAGAATTATATTTAGTTATAAAAGAAAGTTTTAAGCTAGTAGAAGAGACATTCGATATAATTATTTCAGATATGGAATATGCAAATATATTAGATATATTTGAATCACAATATGATACAGATAAATTCAAAAGTTGA
- a CDS encoding PTS sugar transporter subunit IIA — translation MIGIIVMTHGSFSEEIIKSCELIAGPAERTAAIKLNRNDNIEDLNKNFVEKLNELDEGDGVLVLADLLGGSPSNVASLNLKKGGKFHALTGVNLPMLLEALINREGKSLEELAEACIEAGQTGINNINKVLSSM, via the coding sequence GTGATAGGAATAATAGTTATGACTCATGGGAGTTTTAGTGAAGAAATTATAAAAAGCTGTGAACTTATTGCAGGACCAGCAGAAAGAACAGCAGCAATTAAACTAAATAGGAATGATAATATTGAAGACTTAAATAAAAATTTTGTAGAAAAGTTAAATGAATTAGATGAAGGTGACGGAGTTTTAGTATTAGCTGACCTATTAGGAGGTTCGCCAAGTAATGTTGCAAGTTTAAACCTTAAAAAAGGTGGCAAGTTTCATGCACTTACTGGAGTAAATCTTCCAATGCTACTTGAAGCTTTAATTAATAGAGAGGGAAAAAGTTTAGAAGAGTTAGCAGAAGCATGTATTGAAGCAGGACAAACTGGTATAAACAATATTAATAAAGTTCTTAGCTCAATGTAA
- a CDS encoding PTS sugar transporter subunit IIB, producing the protein MSLVKYCRCDDRLIHGQVIYKWVKHLGVKKIVVVDDETTNDVIAKGLIKMAAPKNIDLSILTVSESRRYFYNNQADDNVFVLIKNLDTANRMIEEGINIKKLIVGRIPTGIGKKKISQNVYINKKEFLLIDEFIKKNINVSIQMVPDEEEVELNQNINRYKGEFI; encoded by the coding sequence ATGTCTTTAGTAAAATATTGCAGATGTGATGATAGATTAATACATGGTCAAGTTATATATAAATGGGTTAAGCATCTAGGTGTAAAAAAGATAGTAGTAGTAGATGATGAAACAACCAATGATGTTATTGCTAAAGGTTTGATAAAAATGGCAGCACCAAAGAATATTGATTTATCAATATTAACTGTAAGTGAATCAAGGAGATATTTTTATAATAATCAAGCTGATGATAACGTTTTTGTATTAATTAAAAATTTAGATACTGCAAATAGAATGATAGAAGAAGGGATTAATATCAAAAAACTTATTGTTGGAAGAATACCTACAGGAATAGGAAAAAAGAAAATATCTCAAAATGTATACATTAATAAAAAAGAGTTTCTTTTAATAGATGAATTTATTAAAAAGAATATTAATGTATCAATTCAAATGGTACCTGATGAAGAAGAAGTAGAATTAAACCAAAATATTAATCGCTATAAAGGAGAGTTTATTTAG
- a CDS encoding PTS sugar transporter subunit IIA, which yields MNKYKVIILCHGTWGKVLVEETNKNFGLSNQYEVLSLSSEKDVSVFMKEVEEVVDKEDVKIIISDLYGGSTSSVAIAVAIRRGIDAINGLSLQTILIVDEELSKEDKLHTLPERIVKKNNNLCVDLIKEFKKI from the coding sequence ATGAATAAATATAAGGTAATCATACTGTGCCATGGAACTTGGGGAAAAGTCTTAGTAGAAGAAACAAATAAAAACTTTGGATTGTCAAATCAATATGAAGTTTTATCACTAAGTTCTGAAAAAGATGTTTCTGTATTTATGAAAGAGGTTGAAGAAGTAGTAGATAAAGAAGATGTGAAAATTATAATATCAGATTTATATGGAGGATCTACATCAAGTGTTGCAATAGCTGTTGCTATAAGAAGAGGAATAGATGCAATAAATGGACTTAGCTTACAGACAATTTTAATCGTAGATGAAGAATTAAGCAAAGAAGATAAATTACATACATTACCAGAAAGAATCGTCAAAAAAAATAATAACCTTTGTGTGGATTTAATTAAAGAATTTAAAAAAATATAA
- a CDS encoding PTS system mannose/fructose/N-acetylgalactosamine-transporter subunit IIB, which produces MAKITLVRVDHRLIHGQVITKWVKIAQAQKIIIVDDFLGQDEFMADIYKMAAPSGVEVVILTAEDAGQAFQNNTLGDKNIFILFKNVDMANKAYKAGLKYEKIQLGGIPNEAGKKMVFTAVSLGNEDVEQLNELNENGVEIVLQVIPEESSMTYENALKKFK; this is translated from the coding sequence ATGGCAAAAATAACATTAGTAAGAGTAGACCACAGATTAATTCATGGGCAAGTTATAACAAAATGGGTAAAAATCGCTCAAGCTCAAAAAATAATAATAGTTGATGACTTCTTAGGTCAAGATGAATTTATGGCTGACATATATAAAATGGCAGCACCATCAGGAGTAGAAGTAGTTATTTTAACAGCAGAAGATGCGGGACAAGCATTCCAAAACAACACTTTAGGAGATAAAAATATATTTATTCTATTTAAAAATGTTGATATGGCAAATAAGGCTTATAAAGCTGGACTTAAATATGAAAAGATTCAATTAGGAGGTATTCCAAATGAAGCAGGAAAGAAAATGGTGTTTACAGCTGTTTCATTAGGAAATGAGGATGTAGAACAACTTAATGAACTTAATGAAAATGGGGTTGAAATAGTCCTACAAGTTATACCAGAGGAATCATCTATGACATATGAAAATGCGTTAAAGAAATTTAAATAA